The following proteins are co-located in the Lepisosteus oculatus isolate fLepOcu1 chromosome 9, fLepOcu1.hap2, whole genome shotgun sequence genome:
- the vcam1b gene encoding vascular cell adhesion protein 1b, giving the protein MALIKFISILLIAQRGFSFNIKLQPSNPLAIVGSDLVLNCSANCLGAQFTWGSLEDKPLYAKIQNSDSQSLAILSPVKTEHENTIVCKVKCGSKSKQQSTKVNVYSFPSSPSISGNGHLLENQSTTLTCQVPDVYPAEKMEIQWLFGENVISTDYGIHSPATHTVTLIHTFKPTAGDDGKQVTCRARLEVEGLPEDQATKETVATLQLQRAPKIIRVLSTPDSTVREGQNLTLLCEAQSDLPANLRWRKLGPGGQGPLSDSGTLSIEQAQGIHSGEYECQASNAVGTDTRTITITVQVPPKNTSITVDPSGELKEGDRVTITCSTHSTSAAWLFLRKVTQNEQQLLESSDGSFTLSSARLEDTGLYECEAVNEFGSEKASVNVSVEAHPLEVQLSPPEGDLIVERGSSLVLTCQAQGCPSPDFTWKHVIDKPLDGQIEIKDHQSNLFLDTKAIEDEVTYSCKVQCGSAWKTRSIHIKIYSLPSNPVIEGNRPFQEGEEVTLTCTVHDAFPANILQLQWLEGKEVLSSEDRYYGTDTEIFTSKYTFVVRPEHNGKQIFCKAYLNLEGIPNHQKTKSALISLVVQVPPKNTSIMVDPSGELKEGDRVTITCSTHSTSAARLFLRKETQNEQQLLESSDGSFTLSSARLEDTGLYECEAVNEFGSEKASVKISVNAPPRNTTVSVYPSTQVLEGQNITILCKTISNPPPAIVLRKVENGTVLYSPSGTFELYNLTTNDTGLYEVNVSNDLGYETEIFIIRVEKYSAPQTPPLYNALIAAGGSIIMLTTIGLALHHLRQARMRGSYKLANANPPTV; this is encoded by the exons ATGgcattaattaaatttatttcgATCCTTTTGATCGCGCAGAGAG GATTTTCGTTTAATATTAAACTGCAACCTTCTAATCCATTGGCAATTGTGGGCTCCGACCTGGTTCTGAACTGCAGTGCGAACTGTCTCGGAGCCCAGTTCACCTGGGGTTCGCTGGAAGACAAACCTCTGTACGCGAAGATTCAGAATAGCGACTCTCAGTCCCTGGCGATACTGTCTCCGGTGAAGACAGAGCATGAAAACACAATCGTGTGCAAAGTAAAGTGCGGGAGTAAGAGCAAACAACAGTCGACAAAAGTCAATGTATATT CTTTTCCTAGCAGCCCAAGTATTTCAGGGAATGGACATTTACTGGAAAACCAATCAACTACGCTCACCTGTCAGGTCCCTGATGTCTACCCAGCCGAGAAAATGGAAATTCAGTGGCTATTTGGGGAAAACGTTATTAGTACAGATTATGGAATCCATAGTCCAGCTACCCATACTGTCACCTTGATTCACACCTTCAAGCCAACAGCTGGAGACGATGGGAAACAGGTGACATGCAGAGCCCGTCTGGAAGTAGAGGGACTACCAGAAGATCAGGCTACCAAGGAAACAGTCGCCACGTTACAGTTGCAGA GAGCGCCAAAGATTATTCGGGTTTTAAGCACTCCTGATTCCACTGTGAGAGAAGGGCAGAATCTGACGCTTCTGTGTGAAGCCCAGAGTGATCTCCCGGCCAACCTGAGGTGGAGGAAGCTGGGGCCGGGCGGCCAGGGACCACTATCGGACAGCGGGACTCTCTCTATTGAGCAGGCGCAGGGTATCCACAGTGGAGAGTACGAATGCCAGGCGAGCAATGCTGTGGGAACAGACACCAGAACAATTACCATCACAGTCCAGG TGCCCCCTAAGAACACATCCATCACGGTGGACCCATCTGGGGAGCTGAAGGAAGGGGACAGAGTGACCATCACCTGCTCTACACACAGCACCTCAGCAGCGTGGCTCTTTCTGCGCAAAGTGACCCAGAATGAGCAGCAGCTCTTGGAGTCCAGCGATGGCTCTTTTACCCTGAGCTCAGCACGACTGGAAGACACTGGCCTGTATGAGTGTGAAGCTGTGAACGAGTTTGGAAGCGAGAAAGCCAGCGTTAATGTGTCTGTTGAAG CACATCCCCTGGAGGTGCAGCTGAGCCCCCCAGAGGGAGACCTCATAGTGGAGAGGGGATCCTCCCTGGTCCTGACCTGCCAGGCGCAGGGCTGCCCTTCTCCAGACTTCACATGGAAACACGTGATAGACAAGCCTCTGGACGGACAGATTGAGATTAAGGACCACCAGTCCAATCTCTTCCTTGACACCAAGGCAATAGAGGATGAAGTGACCTACAGCTGCAAGGTGCAATGCGGGTCAGCCTGGAAGACCAGGTCCATTCACATAAAGATCTACT CTCTTCCTAGCAACCCCGTCATTGAAGGCAACAGGCCCTTTCAGGAAGGAGAAGAAGTCACTCTTACCTGCACTGTGCATGATGCTTTCCCAGCAAACATTCTGCAGCTTCAATGGCTGGAAGGCAAGGAGGTGCTTTCTTCAGAGGACCGGTACTATGGCACTGACACTGAGATCTTTACCTCCAAGTACACATTTGTTGTTCGTCCAGAACACAATGGAAAGCAAATATTCTGCAAGGCATACTTGAACTTGGAAGGCATCCCCAACCACCAGAAGACAAAGTCTGCTCTGATATCTCTAGTTGTGCAGG TGCCCCCTAAGAACACATCCATCATGGTGGACCCATCTGGAGAGCTGAAGGAAGGGGACAGAGTGACCATCACCTGCTCTACACACAGCACCTCAGCAGCGCGGCTCTTTCTGCGCAAAGAGACCCAGAATGAGCAGCAGCTCCTGGAGTCCAGCGATGGCTCTTTTACCCTGAGCTCAGCACGACTGGAAGACACTGGCCTGTATGAGTGTGAAGCTGTGAACGAGTTTGGGAGCGAGAAAGCCAGCGTTAAGATTTCTGTTAATG CTCCACCAAGGAACACCACGGTCTCTGTATACCCATCCACACAGGTCTTAGAGGGACAAAACATCACGATTTTGTGCAAGACCATCAGCAACCCGCCCCCCGCCATCGTCCTGAGGAAAGTTGAgaatggtactgtactgtactctccGAGCGGGACGTTTGAACTCTACAACCTCACCACGAATGATACAGGCCTCTACGAGGTCAATGTCTCCAATGACCTGGGCTACGAGACCGAGATCTTCATCATCCGTGTGG agAAATACAGCGCTCCACAGACTCCTCCACTCTACAATGCGCTAATCGCTGCAGGCGGCTCTATTATCATGTTAACTACCATAGGTCTTGCACTCCACCATTTAAGGCAAGCCAGAATGAGAGGATCATACAAACTGGCCAACGCAAATCCGCCCACCGTCTAG